tttctcaattattttggaGAATGTCGGGATGAGTGATATAGGCCTGCAGCTGCCAGGTTCACTCCGtggtccttttttatattttggatatattttggcGGTCTTCAGAACAGTTGGGAAGATACCTTGCTGtagggatttatttattatattagttagtgGTATTATCAGTTCTTCTTTACATCTTTTAACTAGTTTTGCGGATATTTCATCAATACCAGAcgatgttttaaatgaataaatgaataaataatgaataaatgatttatttcctaaaaaaacacaaatataagtatCAACACAAAATCATATGCGTATTACATATGTAtactaacatatataaaattctatattatgacaaataaaatataattttattaggaaaatagggtcccaaaggcaaagcctgatGAGGGATTCCACcagataagtttattttaaataaagagttcatttgcggTTGCAGACACTATAACTATCTATATCTTCTAatcccataaattaatttattgttacatctTTATGGCTTAGCAAACAGAATTAACAAAACTCAAACTTACCCttcgtgaaattaaaaataaacagaatatacttattgtaaagaaaatatatgtttaaacatctcCACAAACCGccaaaccaaaataacaaataataaaggttaacataataaattaccTATTGGATAATAGTTAACAGATACTCAACGTTGCTTCTGTCCATACTTAAAAGCCAGGTTTTAACACTTCTAaggaaatttatttacttttgtaatatttttatattttgcggcAACCTATTGAAAAGTCTTGGTcctgtataattaaatgtttttgtataaaaagttacattaggTTTAGGAACTCTAAAATTGCTAGCATTTCTAAGACCTTGtctaaaaaagttaacatttgatggtaaatttccactaattaaataaaaagccttttaaaaccttaaatatataaatacaaacgtAAACGGCAAAATATTCATACTAACAAAACACGGATGAGATGGTTCTCTTAATCttctctttagaattaatttaacataccatttttgaatgttttccacAGGTTTTATTGTAGATCTATACGTTCCACCCCAAGAAATTATAGCGTATTCTAATCTACTATTTACtaaggcaaaatataaacaacgaaGAGTTTTGGATTGGGCATACGTCCCGCAAGTGATAAAAAAGTCTAATTCCTGTTATgagttttgattttagtttaattatatgcgTTTTTCCAGCTCAATTCGCTTATCTAGGATTACacccaaaatattttacttctctgGTTTGGACtgatttctgaacaatttacACAGGTATTAATCgtatttaaacaatctaaacatttatatataattttattattaaattcaatgaacccccttaaattaaaattaatgcagttagttttttgtgtgttgagAACTAATTTATTCCTGTAAAACCACCATTTTTAAAGCTTCCAGGTcggttaaaattttttctttctgatcTGATTCTTCCCACGTCTCACTTAAATAGCCAGAGGCCGTGTCCATCCGCGAATGCGGTGATTTGGccatttaatgaaaaattacaaagatcattgataTATACAAGGAACAAAGTTGCTCCCAAGACCGATCCCTGGGGGACTCCGTGCCTGACTACACCCATTTTACTCAAAACACCCTTGATTTTAACACACATTGCCTTCTGTTTTGTAAGTAGCTGGAAAACCAAGCATGAGCTACCCCACGAACcccacaattatataatttctctaATAAAATGGCATGGTTGACTGTATCAAATGCCTTCTTTATATCTAGAAAAAGTCCACTCACACACTTACCACTATTAATACCTTCATTTAATTTGCTAACAAAGTCTAAAAGAGCCCGTTCTGTATTCATTCCGACTCTAAACCCATACTGATTATTgctaaaaaaatctattctatttaaaaagctaataagattttctttcattactttttctattattttggaaaatgttgaaatcaatgAGATCGGGCGGAAATTTGAACAAATGTTGGGCGAATTACCTTTATAAATTGGTATTACAACAGCCCTTTTTTAAGACTCTCAGGGAAAATTCCCGTGCTAAaacttaaattgataataaacgTAAAGACTTCAGCTATCCTTGAGCAGATATGCTTAACTAAAAAAGAGTTCAAACCATCAAATCCCAGGCGATTTTCCATTTTTTCAGAGACTTAACTATTCTCACAATGTCATCACAACACACCGGTCCTAACAACATTGATGACCTCTCTTGAACtaggacaaaattatttttgtattggcaGTTCTCCAAACCATTCGGAATTGAAGTTATCCTCTATTATGTGATCAGCTACCGACAGAAAGAAATCATTAAATTCGTCAGCAACTATTTCTGGGTCTGAaatcattgtattattaatttttaaacaaaatatatcattctttatGTTCTGACCAGTCATATTCTTAATGGTATTCCAAGTAGCTTTATGATTACCAATATTGTTCTccagttttatttctataatagttTGATTTAGCTAACTCAATTTTTTTGCTTCAAGCTGTTtcctaaaagaattataatataaccTAAATCCTTTAGGCTTTAAGGAGTCTATAGATTTTTTACTTCTTCGCTTGTTGTTAAGTAGAactgtaatttctcatttgtgACTGGAGCTGGGTCAGGGTTTGCAGGATTAATGTTGCTACTATGTGTTTGGAGTGTGTTTTCTGCTATTGttgcaaaatatacattaaggGACATTTCGTGTGGGtcctttgttatttttccatttaGCTGAAGACTTAGCTGATCATAATTTGTGTTAGTAGttgcttttctttcattatttattgccTGCCACAgcgattttgatttattttctgctTGGTTAATGTGTGCTGTAGTTTGTTCTCGCCTTAGGTGTTTCAGTCTCAAGTCATATTCTCTTTTCCTCTCCACTGTTTGTGCTTTATGTTTTGCTAGGCCTGTACGCTGTTCTATTTCTAAAGCACTGATGTACGCATTTTTCAGTTGGTTGCATTCGTCATCCCAGACCTGTCTTTTTTTATGTTGTCTTCCTTTGACTAATTTCAGAGGGCAGGTTTCATTTAATATAAGTTGTAGTGCACTGTGAAAGGATTTATAGGCATGGTTGACATCTTCTTCCATTAAGATCTGGTCCCAGGTTTGTGTTTGTAGTTTTTCCTTGAACCGTGTTAGTTCTCTATTGGTAAATAGTCTTTTTCTTTCCTTAACggtttttttgattatttttgatgttttaaggGAAAATGTTTGTGCTGTATGGTCAGATAAGCCTGTCAGGATGATGGAtgtttttatgctctcagggTCTATGTTAGTGCAGATCCAGTCTATTGACTTTTTAGTTTCACTTGTGATTTGCGTAGGAGGGAGATTCATTCTCACAATGTCATATGTAGCAAGAAGTTCTTGAAGATTTGTGTTGTCATTATTTTCCGTGAGATTGTCCACATTAATATCTCCCATGAGTATCGTTTGTTTGCTTGAGCTCATGGGATTCATTGTTTCTAAGATTCATCTCCAGCTGGCTTGACGTGCTTATCATACACTCAGAAATGCAGTTCCCGTATTCGTCATACATTTGATGAGtaggattatttttattcctaagAAATCCGATTATGTGCTTTAAACCATTCACGATCATCTCTAGAATTCAGACAATTTCATAACACCTCAGGTTTCCCAAGCGTAATGGATTTGTGTCAGCGTTGGACGATGATTGTGTGAAAATGTGACGTTAAAGTTAGTGTTTCCACGCTTAAGTTCACTGTATCATGTTGAAGCACGCTTTTCCAGATTTTAATCAATTGTATGTAAATAGAAATACATCTACAATGAGAAGTTTACATGTCCAGTGCCGTGCTAGTTATCATGTAAAGGAACTAGTACTCACGCAGTTGCTACATATAACGCTCGGTGGTCATAGATAGTGTCATGAGGGTCTGTATGTGACTGTATAGACTGTTCTACCTGTCGATGGGTGAACTGCGGCTCAATACGAGTTGTTCGACATTGATTACGTCTGCAAAAGAGGTGATAAGCTGCTATTGACTGTCAGGGGTTTTGAGCTTGTGGTTTGTACACATAAAAATGGCAAATCATGTATCGGTGTAACAATTCTAACAACCTATCTCGAAAGTAAAATCTGCCACCAATAACGGAACTTTGTGTTCTTAACAATCATATGGCGTAAAATATGATAGAATCTTagttattaataagtttaatCTCACATCTTGACTGCTTCGATGGATTACCATTAGGGATCTCAATGGCAATTATGGGAATTTTTATTCCTGGAACAATATCACCAAGAGAGTTTTGAGAGCTTTATGGTATTGGATAGATCCATCCAACTATTCCACTTGTGTGAGTTACATGAGTTGAAAGAGAACAGTACTGTGGGTACCATCATCCTCTCggtaatttatttccaaaaataaaaaaaagataataataagaaTATCTCTTTTTATTAACTACTGTTTCGCTAAATATTCATATGAATGTACATTAACTGTTAGTTAATTACAACGGCTGTTTTCTTGCAGACTTGAGAGATCGGTTTTTAACTTAGTTACGCGGCAAGAAGGTTTCAGTTGTAAGTACCTTTAAGGTAAATTCAATTAAAAGAAAGTActtaaaaagaactaaattaaaatggtaatGATAGTCTTAGGCATGTACTATTTGTGATTTAAGATATTACATTTGCTAAACAAAAGTAGTCTTCTTTCTCTGATTTAAATTTGGCTTGATTAACGAATTTATCCAAATTTGTACTTTTTCTCTTTCTTTGCTAATTGTGCTGTCTCTCCCTAAAAAGATTAACCCTCGTATTTAGGTTAAGTAGATCTAGGAGGGACAATTGTGCTCAAACTGTGGTTTAGGTAGACAAAATTTAACTTTCTCACTATTGCGTTACCACAAGAGGTTAGCAGTAAAATTTACCATTGTATTATCAGGATTTGAAATGTCATGTACTTTATTGTATCGACTTAGTACGATGTCTTCAGTTGTCCAGTTATTGTTATAACGAGGTTTGGCTATCATTCGTAGTCTACATTTCATTCTTACGAGTATAATGTTTTAGAATCGTCATTAGTAAGGATTTCTTGCATAATGCAAAGCAAGGACTGTGTGACATGTAGAATAAGCTTACAAAGACTTGAAAATATCTCGTTATTTCGCTATTTAATTTTGCCATTATAactgtgttattttttagttCTTCTTCAGAGAAATGTTCGAATGTGACACGATCAGCATCGTATAGCagcaaacatatttaataattatgtgcGCGAGAACTGCAGGACCGGAGTACTAAACGGTTCGACATGTGGTTTTGAGTCCTAAATGTCACTGCTATTATAACACATGGATTCCGAGTCTGGGTTTGTTGAGTTAGTTTAAAATGGAATGTCTTCTGATATTAGTACGTACAGAATATAAGACAGTGTCATTATTATTAATGAGCTAGAATTGTGTGGATAATTAATTCGCTCAGTTTGAAAGATTTATATGATTTCCGACGTTTGGCATCGTTGATAAATGTCACCCATAGTATCACTTAGttggtttaaaaaactattacattttgtCACATGTTAGTTCTTaggattgtatattttttgtccCATTAGCCAAAGGGAGAAAGATAAAATGTGACACTTGTATCAGGAAATGTAAGACGGGGCCTAACGACTTGACGCATTACACTGGTGACTTATCGGTGGTAAATATATCGAGAGTATCGTTCGTTATATGGATTTGTGTTTAATCGCTCCATTAACATTGGAGAGCTTCAACTACAACttaatagtgaatattttataatagttaaaagcattcatatttaaaataacgaTCAATGTACTATATGGAACCACACTTCACATATAATTCAAGTCATGGAGtagtgtaaaatattatgtatacataaaatgcACTTCTTCGAATTACGcgtttatgaataattaataaatacatttatgaaacatataattataacaaaatgacaaaaatattagaTCATAATTCTATTATCTCCCcctttttatagaaataattagaagtgtttacttaaaatatatatatatatatatatatatatatatatatatatatataattcattaaataaaagtataaatatatggttgtaaCCATGTTAAACATATcctgcaaataaatgtttattcgaTTTCATATAATAAGTGGATATCTGGACTGCAAGTGCGTTTttagttatgttattaaaatgtaattaccaCTTCAAAGCAAGTCACTAACGTCTTGCACGCTTTGTAGGCGACAGTTCATTATCTGTTTCAGGAACCGTTCCTGGTTCAGCGGCAAGAAACACAATTagcaatatttatagatattttgctTTGCTGTTAATGAACTAATTGATGTTATTTACTCAGTCATGAACAAATGcttgaaaagaaattaaagttaaaacaattttgaaacgaGAGAagatttaatacagttttaaatgagATAAGAAATATCGTTTTCTTGCTAATTGAACCATTAATGAACTCCCCGACTATTTACGCAATCAgtctaacaataaatttattgtttacatttctaaatttatatacatatttatttgtataattcttATAAATGGTTTACAAGTCGCTAATTATAGCATTACTTATACTTGAAGATGAAAGTACCTCATACAATTTTGagggttaattaaaataatcaaataaggAGCTGCAATTACAAGCTTAATTTCGTTAAGTGGTGCCTCTCTctgttttgtgttattaaataaatgttcctagtaataaaaaaaaatatatcaaattatttagatttgaaaagttaattcttttattaaaacttatgtacaagaaataaagaaaattttgttttcaaagagaTTTATTATTGGTAGTAATCTTAAATATCCATAACTTATTTGAAGAAAACTGTTCAAAGAAAGATTAAGGTTAATGAAATATTCAAATTAGCCTAACACTTAGCTTAAAGATGTCAAAAGCATTGGaagaaatattattcaattcgaaaaattttagtttaagctTAACATAAGATATGCTTTTACGTTTTGTCACCTTGAAATACTCTTAAGACGTAAAACAGTTGTTCGTGGTCAGGTTATACTTCTATTAAGAGGTAGGAAGCTACTTTGAACACCTATTTTAAGGTAAGCTGTTAATaatgtatgattatttttatttaagtagtcACTTAGCATACATATGCTGGCTAAAAcgttttttattgttcataaaagtaagaatatttcaagaaagaaaaAGAGATTGTAGCGTTGTGTACAGTGCAAAAAATACATTGCAACCATGTATCCATGTATGGAAAcactacttttaaataataaaaatcttatttaattgtaatatggCGCATCAGAATTGGCGGTCGAAAAAGTTAACTtgctaaaaattaagtacagcaaGTTTTAGGATATGAACTgtcacttatattaaaaattgttttcacaaaacatgattcaaatataaaataatggttcTATTTGGGAgtatataattatgattttgtCCTACATTTCAATAATGTTTCTTTACGAATATGGAAACTGATTAGACTTGcgttttattgagaaaaaaactaATGGTTAGCTCTAATCCGTAGTCGATATCTAAAAAAACGCGGAATAATTTACTCAAAAACTCCAAACTTTAGGAGATTTCCAAGAGCATTTATGCTCGATCACTTGGCACTAAAACTAATGGATTGTAAGACATTAATTTGGCTTCtacatttaaaagatattatgaaatggattgttatatattttctgacaACACGAAAATTTGAAGGAGTTGAGGGCTTTGCTGTATagttccttaaaaataataacaattaagataatagcataatattataatacagaaCTGGTTTTACGTTTTGCTGTTACTTTGCTTAAGGTAATTTTAATCTTGTGTGCAATAATTTTAGCTAATTTTGAGCGTTTattactgaatattaaatatCACGAACAATCAATAATCGGttccattaattatattttaaaataataagacagAAATTCTGCTTGTTGAATtttgtgacaaaatattttttataaaaataatgaaatcacATATTGCAAATATACGATTAATAAACTTGATCTTCTAAACCTCAACTAATGGTCAAAGCAATTTAAGAGCATTAGGTTCTGATTGGCGTCATTGTAGTTGTTCTGAGCTGATTGACTGAACCAAACTTACGATGTAgtatcttttatattaaatacttctTATTGCTAGATACAtgcacatttttaatatgcatGTATCTAGTTCAGCCCTTTATGAGTTCAAGCCGTCGAAAATATGacctatttaaaacagtttttacacgAATAGTGTTAAAAGCGTTCATAAATGCCAAAAATGCTTTAATacatgacataaataaaatatctgtgtTGTTATTTACACTTAAATCTTATCGAAACATGCGTAAAACAGCACAATTCATATATCTCCTCAACTAATTTGGTATCTACTACTCAGTTATTTGTATCTGTTATGGTTTAGTAACCATACATTTGTATGTATACAAACATTCTAAAACAACATATATAgacatttattatagaaaattcTTTTTACATAAGTACGCAAACCATGGTTGAAAAGGTACAAGAGTAGATGTtgaacaacataaaataaaagtttttttatattaatgtgaaATAAGGTAGAGTACacttaaaaatttatgaatatttttctgaGAATGTAAGCTTTGctataaaaatgcattattaataGAAAACGTTCGACAAATGTATGCTGACTTTCAAATATCTAAAAAGTTGACAATTCTGTCGAAAGAAGGCTAAAATCGATCGATACTCGCTAAATCGGGCTTACGTTAAATGTTGAttagaattttacttttgtttaatatAGTGGAAGAAGTCTAATTCTTTGTTTAGGCATTAACATCATTAATAATAACTATGGTGTATTAATGTGTTCCACTACATAAATACGGTCTACAAATGTTGTATCTTGTTGTATCTAGTATatttatcaatgaaaaatacttgaatatatatatatatatatatatatatatatatatatatatatatatatatatgaaataaatataccgTTACATCAATTCAAATAGTGAATAATTAGTTTGCGACTCTCTGAAGATGGAccgtattattattgtttattcagccagtgataataaaaaatgtatggatTATTATAGATACCTAGACATCAAAATGGATttggtacattttaattttctttttatattcacCAAATGTGTTACAAAAGTGAATATACACCTGTAGACATAATATTATCACGGTTTTCACACTTAAGAGAAGTTTTCGgatagaacaaaaaatatttgataacaaattttatttgtactccCTAAAATAAAAGTAGGaacataatatacaatatattctaCATTATGGGTAGGCCTACAATAAATTATGAGCTCTGGAACATTATCTCCAGGTCTGCAGGAAGTACGTATGTACTCTGGTGGCCCATATAACTTCTATACTAGGCGTCATTAATTGACTCTTTGGCACAAGCACAATAGCTCCATGAGTTGTGGCACTCAAAAGGTTAGTCACACGTATTGTGTAGATAATTCGTGGCGGCACTGCTCCCGTCCACCGCGTAGAGCTGGGCAGTGGCTATTTTGGTACGCTTACGCTTCTGTACAGAAGACTTTTGTTGTTGTCAGTTTTTAATTTGACGTTTGTGACGgttagtttaatttgttaatttttacatgGTCTCAATTGAATATGGAACCGGACCCCCCGCTATCGAACTATTGCGTATATGGATATAACACATTctgtattatcaatattatattacaaatacttCTTTTAAAATGACTTTCTGGTTTACATCATATCAGGAAGACGTCCTTCAgaggaatttttgaaaatatgaattgCATGCATATGTcgagttgtaaataaaattaaaggctTTTATTACTAAAGTACAACTGGACTTCAATGCACCTTAaccaaaatacaaacattaaaatttttaatttgcttccTGTCTATAAAAATGTGCAATTGTTTTTACTGCTGTTGTCTTTGAGATTAGGGGCCTGTCAATAAAAGtagcattaaataaataagaaaaatcttCATATGGCCTTACTTCATTCGAAGAGTTAATTGTAGAaggtaattttgttaatttttagctTCTTCTTTTTATGAATCTCTTCAGAcgtacatgactccagatttcagaagtcatgtttgtgacagcgtcagatttcagacgctacactaagagaaCTTTTAGTGTGACATTCAgtctcttttttatatttttctgatgGCACTATTAAATGTGTCTAGCCTAGGGAAAATGTAATCTGAGAAACAAATACTGTTTTATGCCTTTACTCGTTTGAAAGTCCCATTTTACGTGCACTAGCATGGTTAATGATtagtttactttaataatttaattaaaaattttaaaaaatatgaatatttctattgttttatgaaattaattctATCCCC
The Homalodisca vitripennis isolate AUS2020 chromosome 1, UT_GWSS_2.1, whole genome shotgun sequence DNA segment above includes these coding regions:
- the LOC124366990 gene encoding uncharacterized protein LOC124366990 — translated: MNPMSSSKQTILMGDINVDNLTENNDNTNLQELLATYDIVRMNLPPTQITSETKKSIDWICTNIDPESIKTSIILTGLSDHTAQTFSLKTSKIIKKTVKERKRLFTNRELTRFKEKLQTQTWDQILMEEDVNHAYKSFHSALQLILNETCPLKLVKGRQHKKRQVWDDECNQLKNAYISALEIEQRTGLAKHKAQTVERKREYDLRLKHLRREQTTAHINQAENKSKSLWQQGIFPTVLKTAKIYPKYKKGPRSEPGSCRPISLIPTFSKIIEKIVLTRLLNHLEQHNLLTNKQHGFLRGRSTTTALVKLTEHIIYQLEEGCSVTSLFLDFSKAFDCLNHDQLLQKLRALGVGGKEADWFKCYLKGRKQSVEINYTQNYTNYKIQSATTEVRRGVPQGSVLGPVLFLLLTNDMPNCLDDACSI